The genomic interval GTAGGACAAGAAGTGCACGTATCAGGCTACCAGTTTATGGGGGGTGGCAACATCAACAATGCGGTAAGTCTGGATACAGATCAAGGCTATTTTTTTGTAAAATGGAATGAAAGTGGGCAAACTGATGCTTTTTCCTGTGAAGCCAGTGGCCTGGAATTATTGAGGAGAGCTAATGAGATACCTATTCCGGAAGTAATAGGCTTTGGTCAAAACTACCAGAAAGCATATCTGATTTTAGAATACATACATTCTTCCCGTCCACAGTATAACTATTGGGAACGTTTTGGTCATTCGCTCGCCAGATTACATACGCACACCAATCATTCATTTGGCTTATCACACAACAATTATATAGGTTCATTACAACAAATAAATACCCCGGCTGAAAAATGGGTGGAGTTTTTTGTGGAAAAAAGATTAAAAATACAAGCTGGCCTAGCACTATATAATGGTGAATTACCCAAAGCCTTATTCAATAAATTTGAGGATTTATACAAAGAACTTCCCCATATGCTGCCAGCTGCTGTTCCTTCATTGTTGCATGGCGACCTATGGAGTGGCAATGTAATGGTGGGTCCTACCGGAGAGGTAATGCTGATTGATCCGGCCGTATATTACGGTAACCGGGAGGCAGAACTGGCATTTACAAAGTTATTTGGCGGCTTTCCTGATAATTTTTATGGAGCCTATAACGAAATCTCTCCTTTGGAACCTGATTTTGATGAAAGAGCAGCCATTTATAATTTATATCCTTTACTGGTACATGTAAATCTGTTTGGATCAGGTTATTTAAGCGGTATTGAGAAAGTGCTGAAACGGTTTTAAGTATCTTACTTTTTTGCTCTATTATACTTCGGTAAGCAATTGATAAGAGCTTAAGGTTTTCTGCTCCTGAATAATTTTCTTATCCCTACTTACTTTCTCTACATTGTCAGCCGTATAATTAAGCACACTTACTAATTCCAGACTCTCCTGTACTGTAACGCTAAACCTATCCTCCAGCATTAATTTCAACTGCTCAGTTTTCTCATGGTCTGCGTTAGTTCCTATAGAGAGCGAAATAGCCGTATTCTGCATCAGGTTAATTTTCATATTGAGGCTACTGAAGGCATGCAGGATACTGCAGACATTTTCCTCCGTAATAAAAGTAAAATCCTTTACACTACAACTTACCAGTACTTGATTAGGCTTAAAAATAACAACAGGTATTTTTTTATCTGAAGCCGCTGTGCTGATGCAAGTGCCGGGCTGCTGGGGTTCAATAAAAGAGCGTACAAATAAGGGGATACCTTTATTAGCCAGGGGCTTGATGGTTTTAGGGTGAATAACGGTAGCGCCATAATAGGTCATTTCTGCCGCTTCCTCATACGAAAGTCTGGTAAACAACTGAGCAGAGGGATTTCGTTTCGGATCAGCATTCAGGATTCCGGGCACATCTTTCCATATAGTTACTGATTCAGCTTGTAGAGCAGCACCAAAAATGGCAGCTGTAAAATCTGAGCCTTCTCTTCCAAGAGTTGTGGTCCATCCATCTGTTGTACTGCCAATAAAGCCTTGCGTAATGACTACCAGCTGATTAAGTAAAGGAAACATCCGCTGCTGAATGATTTGTGTAGTGAGTTCCCATTGTATTCTGCCTTCCCGCCAGGTATCATTGGTCTTAATAAAGGTACGGGCATCCTGCCATATACTGGGAATATTTATTTTTCTCAGATACTGCGCTACAATGGTGGAAGAAAGCAATTCTCCATAACTGATAACAGCATCATAAGCCCGGTCAAAAGGCAACTGGTGGGCAGAGAGTAAGTTACTTTGTAATTCAGTAAACAGATTTTTTATCACCTTATGTACTTCATCAGCCTGGTCTTCAAATAAGGCCTCTATTATTTGTAAGTGATATTGCTGCAAACCCTCCAGAACTGACTGATGAGCGCCTTTTGATAGATAGACATGTAGTAACTCTTCCAGGGCATTGGTGGTTTTACCCATGGCAGAAATAACGACCAGCAATGGTTGCTTCCCACTATATTGTTGAATAATCTGACAAGCATTTCTTACAGAAGGCGCATCTTTTACAGAAGCACCGCCAAATTTAAATACAAGCATATGATGTGAAAGTCTGTAAATTTTTGCGCAAAGTTGATTTTTTATTCCATTAATAATAAGCTTCTGGGCATTTTTTGTTAGTATACACATTAAATTTTTGCAAACTATTCTTTAAGCTGAATCTGTTCCTATGCCAGATCATTTATTTGCTACCTATTTCAATACTACACATACTGTTTATCAATCTTCTGCTCCAGGGCGTATAGATGTAATGGGAGGAATAGCCGATTATTCAGGCTCTATGGTGTTGCAAATGCCTATCCGGGAGAAAACAACTGTACAACTGGCCTTACGGGATGATGATAAGTTGAATATTAAAAGCCTGCAAAGTAATGGAGAGGTATTAGCTTGTTCGGTGGCGTATCATTCGCTATTAAAAAATGGCCGAGAAGTAGATTATGCCTTTGCCAGAAAAGAATTGGCTACAACAGAAAATGGAAGATGGGCTGGTTACATCATAGGCTGTTTTCTGGTGGTGCAGAAAGAAAAAAATATACAGATAACTGGTGCTGATATATTCATACATACTGAGGTACCATTGGGCAAAGGTGTTTCCTCTTCAGCAGCCTTAGAGGTAGCGGTATTAAAAGCAATCGCCCAGGCCTACCAGATTGAATTTGGTAAAACAGAACTCCCGCTATTAGCCCAGAAGGCCGAAAATCTGGTGGTTGGCGCTCCCTGCGGATTAATGGATCAGTTAGCGTGCTACCTGGGTGAATCGGGAAAATTATTGCCTATTCTTTGCCAGCCAGATATAGTGTATGAACCGCTTCCGATTCCAGAAAATATCTTTTTTATTGGTATTGATAGTGGTATCCGTCATTCTGTAGGAGCAGCCTCCTATTCACAAGTGCGTACGGCTGCTTTTATGGGATATGCAATGATTGCCAGAGAAGTAGGTGTAATGCCCAAAGAGCTGGAACAAGCTAAACTGAATTCAACCAGGAAAGGATTACCATTTGATGGGTATGTAGCCAATATAACGCCTTCTATTTTTGAAGAAAGATTTGCACTGCGGTTACCTTATAAAATGCATGGAAAATATTTTAAGCAACATCAGTTTATTCACCTAGATACGGCTACAGAAGTGCTGGACGATAAATTTTATGCCATACTGGATTGTACCCGCCATCCGGTTTACGAAAATTTCAGGGTTCATACCTTTTCTGTATTACTTCACTATTTGTCTGTTGTAACCAATCCTTTGCACAGAAAACAATGTCTGCAACAACTGGGTGAACTCATGTATCAGTCTCATACTGGTTATAGCGTTTGTGGCCTGGGCGATGACCATACCGATGAGCTGGTTGAATCTGTTCGGCAACACCAGCATCAGGGAGTATATGGTGCTAAAATCACTGGTGGTGGGAGCGGGGGAACCGTATGTATACTTTGTGAAGGTGAAGAGGGCTTACAAACTGCCCGTAAAATTCACCGGCAATACCAGGAAAAATATAACAAAGAAGTAACCTTTTTCGAACCTTGAATAAAATGCGGTTCAACCCAATAGTTTACCTATTTTTTGCTTTGATAAAATAATTATTCAGGATTAGTACTTATATTTAAGCCCTAAAAAAACATTAAATCCTCTAAACTTATATGAATTTACCAGAAGACTTAAGGTATACCAAAGAACACGAATGGATCAGGGTAGAAGGCGATATAGCCTATGTAGGCATTACTGATTTTGCCCAGAAAGAGCTGGGAGATATAGTATATGTTGAAATTGATACTAAAGGCCAGGAGATTCAGCAAAATGAGATATTTGGAACTGTAGAAGCCGTAAAAACCGTTTCAGACCTTTTTATTCCTATTACCGGAACTGTGCTGGAAGTAAATGATCTTTTAAATTCTAATCCTGAGCTGGTAAACACTGATCCGTATGGCAAAGGCTGGATGATTAAAATGAGCATTACTGATACACAGCAGCTTGAATCTTTGTTAAGCGCGAATACGTATGGAGCAGTAATTGGCGCTTAAATAGAGGAAAGAGGCAAAGTGCTATTTTTGCATAAACAGATATAGCCTGGTTAACAACAGCGGAATGTTTTTCAGATATAACGTATTTACTTTTGCCTGGGCATTACTCATACTAATGCTGATATTAATGCCTGGTAAAAATATGCCGGATACTAATATCTGGAGCCTGCTTACTTTCGATAAATTTGCTCATTTCTTTGTATTTGCCATACTGGTGTTTTTACTTAACATCGGACTTGCCAAACAGCATACCTATATATGGCTGCGGTTTAAAGCAGGTAAAATGGCGCTGATGAGTGGTATGGCCTATGGAATTTTGCTTGAACTTATTCAATCCTTTATTCCTGACCGAACTTTTGAGCCGAGGGACATGTTAGCCAATATGATAGGATGTTTCTTAGGAAGTTTTTTGTTTTACATGGTTTATAAATTTAATCTCCCTGATTAGTATTTATAATAAAAAAAAATTATTTTTGATATCTGCAAGTTTAAACTTATCCCCAAACCCAAATAGATTATGGAAGTTAAAAAGTATGAAAAGGTAGACTTAGCTCGCCAGTCTGGTTTGTTTATGAACATCGGATTGATAGTTGCTTTGGGCCTGTGCTTGCTTGCCTTTGAATGGAAATCCTACGATGATCTTTCACAGGTAGAGTATGAAGCACAAGCGGTAGAAACTGAAGAATTAATAGAGATTCCAATCACTGAGATGCCTCCTCCTCCTCCTCCTGTAATTCAGCAGCCTGAGATCGTAGAGGTACCAGATGAAGAAGAAATAAAAGAAGAACTAGTAAACCTGGATACGGAGATTACTCCTGAAACGGTAGTAGCTCCCCCTGCTCCGCCTGCACCTGCTGCACCAGTAGTAGAAGAAGAAGAAACTAACGAGATCTTCCAGGTGGTAGAAAACCAGCCTGCTCCGGTAGGAGGTTATGAAGCATTCTACAAATACATCGGTAAAAACATCAAATATCCGGATCAGGCCAGAAGAATGGGCGTGGAAGGAAAAGTGTTCGTACAGTTTGTAGTAGATAAAGATGGAAGTATTACGGACGTAAATGTATTAAAAGGTATCGGTTCTGGTTGTGATGAAGAAGCCATTCGGGTAGTAAAATCTGCTCCAAAATGGACACCAGGTAAGCAAAGAGGCCGTCCGGTACGCGTACGTATGTCGGTGCCGATTGCCTTCAAATTGGGATAATATTAGTTAACTGATATATAGAAAGCCTGGGAAACCAGGCTTTTTTATTTTTACGAAAATATTTTTGTAAGCCTTATGGAATCTGCCAGGGAGATGCATCATAGGAATAAAGTAAACATATTTTCCTTTTCACCCTAAACAGCATTCTCATGGAACTCAAAAAGAACCCCGAATCAGATTTATCCCGCAAAAAAAGCTTGTTTTTTAACATTGGAATGATCATCACGCTTGCTCTATGTTTGGTTGCCTTCGAATGGAAAACATATGAGAAATTATCGGATGTAGATATTTCTAAACCATCAGAGCCAGAGCAATTGGAAATGATGCCTATTATAGAAAATAAGATTCCGGAACCTCCGAAAGTGGTAGCTCCGGAAATAAAAGAGGTTAAGGAAGACATAAAAGAAGAATTAATAAACTTAGAAACAGAAACTTCTTTGGAAGCTGTAGTAGATCCTCCTGTGCCTCCCACTCCAATTGCTCCTGTCATTGAAGATGAAGAAACTACAGAAATATTACTTATTGCTGAAACTCAGCCTGCTCCGGTAGGAGGTTACGAAGCATTCTATAAATACATCGGTAAAAACATCAAATATCCGGATCAGGCCAGAAGATTGGGCGTAGAAGGAAAAGTGTTTGTTCAATTTGTAGTAGATAAAGATGGTGGTATTACCGACGTACAAGTATTAAAAGGCATAGGCAGTGGTTGTGATGAAGAATCTATTCGGGTGCTTAATAATGCTCCAAAATGGACTCCTGGCAAGCAAAGAGGCCGTCCGGTACGGGTTCGGATGTCTGTTCCTATTATATTCAAATTAGGATAATTATTTAGTTTATCTTACAGAAATAGCCCGTAACTCAGCGGGCTTTTCTATTTTTACAGGATGCTTAGATATTGTATATGCTTTGGTATGCTGCTGTGGCCAGCTTTAGTGCAGGCGCAGGATATGGCCCGCATCAAAAAAAACATTGATACCCTTTGTTCGCCTGCCATGCATGGCCGGGGATATGTAAATAAAGGCGATCTGGTGGCAGCCAGTTTTATTGGGGAGCAATTCCGGCAAATGGGGCTTAAATCTTTCGGAACTACTTTTTTACAATATTTCCCATTAGATATTAATACCTTTCCTAAAAAGGTAAAGCTCCAGATAGATAAACAGACACTGACGCCAGGCAAAGATTATATAGTAAATCCGGTTTCTGCCAAAGGAAAAGGCAGTGGAAAAATTGTTTACCTGGATACGCTTATATTTACCCAGGAGCAGGCCAGGCAGAAGTTTCTGCAAACTGATTTCAGGAAAAATATACTTGTTTACCAATCCAAGCACCAAAACAAACTACTCGAATTACCTGGGGAATATCTGAACAAAATGCACGAAGCCAGGGCGCTGATCGAACTACATCCGGAAAAACTGACCGCTAGTTTATCTAACAAACAACAAAGCCATCCGGCATTTGAAATGGTTAGTAAAACTCTGCCTTCCAATGCTTCCAAAGCTAAATTCCGCCTGGATGCCACCTTGATTTCAAATTATCAGTCGCAGAACGTAATCGGGTATATTTCCGGAAAAACCCGGCCTGATTCATTTATTGTTGTGTCTGCTCATTACGATCATCTGGGCCGCATGGGGAACAAAACCTATTTTCCGGGTGCCAATGATAATGCAAGCGGGACCAGTATGTTGCTGGAACTGGCACATTATTATTCCTTACCAGAAAATCAGCCGGAGTATTCTATGGCGTTTATTGCATTTGGTGCCGAAGAAGCCGGACTGATTGGTTCCAGGTATTATACACAGCATCCATTATTTCCTCTTGCCGAGATCAAATTTATGATCAATCTGGACCTGGTAGGCACAGGTGATGATGGGATAACCGTAGTAAATTCGGTAGCCTTACCCCGTGAATTTAACTTGCTTACGCAGATTAACCAGGAGAAAGGATATGTATCGAAAGTAAATAAACGGGCTAATGCTCCCAATTCTGATCATTATTTTTTTGTGAGCAAAGGCGTAAAAGCAGTATTCATTTATACGTTAGGCGGAATCAAAGCCTATCATGACGTATACGACCGTCCGGAAACACTGCCCCTCACAAAGTATACACAGTTATTTGGCCTGCTTACAGATTTTATCCGGGTTTTGTAAAAAATCAGAAGTATTTTGCCTAAGCAATTGAGCAAAAGATCAATAAGACATTAATCAGTTAAAATGGCCAGAAAATAGGTACAAAAATAACAAGTAAGGCTATCAGGAGTAAGGTAAGTACAGAACCGGTTTTAAAAAAATCCATAAACTTATACTTTCCCGGACCATATACCAGGATACAGGAAGGCTCAAAAGGGGTAACCAGAGAAACAGAAGCGGCCAGCATAATGGCTATCCCAAACGATCTTGGATTGGCACCTAGTTGCTGAGCGGTTTGCAAGGCAATTGGTAACACCACCAGCGCTGCGGCTGCATTAGACATAGGCTGCGTAAGAAATACAGTAAGTAAAATAAATCCTGCCAGAATAGAAATCGTTCCGAAGGGACTCAGCAGGTCTACAATGTGCATAGCCAGAAAGTTTGAAGCGCCGGTTTTTTCCATGGCTTTCCCAAAAGCACTCATGCCTCCGATTAATATGAGAAGCCGCCAGTCAATGGCAGTATAGGCTTTTTCCAGGGGAATGGCTTTGCTCAGCACCGTTAGTACAGCGGCCATCAAAAAGCATATGGAAAGTGGAGCTAATTCCAGAGAACCAATAATCACTGCCAGCATAAAAGTAATTACCGTAAACAAGCCTCTTTTTTCCTTGTATTTGATAGGGGTGAATTCCTCCCCCATAATAGCCAGATCATGTCTTTCCCGGATGGCCTGAATCCGGTTAGAAGTACCCTGAACCAGCAACAAATCTCCCAGATGAAGTTCTATACTACTGATCTTATCCCGTAGTGTCTGGCCATGCCGGTAAATGGCCAGTACTACCAGGCCATACCGTTGGCGGAAACCTGCACTTTTAATAGTTAAACCTACCAGCTCCGACTCTGAATTTGTGATAAGTACCTCTGCCAGCTGAATATCAGCTGTTTCAATGGTAATGTCTTTCAGGGTATCGGCCTTAATTTCAATGCCACTGGTTTCGCGTATTTTCAGTAACTGGTCAATTTTTGTTTCTACCAGCAGCATATCGCCTTCTTCGATCACCAGATAAGGATGTGGAAAGTATTGAGTCTTGTTTCGGATCAGCTTCAATATTCTGATATCTAAGCCACTCAAATTAGAGGTTACAATTTTTTGCCCGATCAAGGGAGAGTTTTTTACTACCACTACTTCGCTCAGGTATTCCCGGATGGCATAATTTTCTGTCAGGCTGTAATCTTTATGGTCAGGTAAAAAACGTCTGCCTACCGCCCAGATGTAAAGAACCCCGGTACCAAACATAATCAGCCCCATAGGCAATATCTCAAACATACCTACCGGAGCTAATTTTGCCTGTATAAGATATCCACTTACCGCTACGTTTGTAGACGTACCAATCAAGGTGCAGGTACCACCCAGAATAGAAGCAAACGCCATAGGAATTAATATTTTAGATGCGCTGATGTTCAATTTCCGGCATATTCCCATAACTGGCCCTACCAGCAGCGCAGTAACCGTAGTATTATTCATAAAAGCAGAAATAGAGCCGGTAATACCCATAATAACCAATGTCAGCGCAGCCGGTTTTACTTGGGTAATGGTAGTAAGATTGGCACCGATGCGGTCTAGCATACCAGTTTCCCGCAAGGCGCCGCTAATGACAAAGATAGAAGCCAGGATAATGATAAAATCACTGCTGAATCCTTCAAATGCCTCTTTTGGAACAAGGATACCAGACAGAACAAGTATAATTAACAGGATCAGGGTTATAATATCAACGGACAATTTTTCTGTGGCAAATAATATAATAGCTACCACCAGTAATCCTAAAACCAAAGCAATCTCCATAATACAAATTGATGCAATGAAACGGTTGGAAAATTATCCTCTTTTTAAACCAGGATGAAAAATTACATATAATTTATTTTAAAAACAGAACCCTCTCGCTGATTTATAAAGCTTATGTCAATTATTTCCTGATAACGTGTTCTGTGTAACTATTTTGCCTTCTAAAAATAGCCTAATTATTTTCTGTTCAATCATTATACAAATTCATTAAAAAATGATACATTTCTAATAGACTACTTTCGATTGCCGTATTATATATTTTAAGCCAATGTGTACCATTACTAAAAAACTGTTTTTTTTAGCCTTATCGCTTATACTGGCACAAGCCTGTGTAAAGCCTCAAAAAACAGCAGATTCTGCCAGCCCCCTTTCTACTACACAAGCCAGTAATCCTGCCACTGATTACCTTCCGGTTAAGCCGGATACCATTTACGCCGAACATGTACGTACCAGCGAATTCAGAACGCCAGAGCAGGAACGCTTACAATTTATTCTGCCTCCGGATTTTGAAGTGACACTGTTTGCTTCTGAGCCGGATATTACCAAGCCCATCAATATGGCTTTCGACGAAAAAGGACGTTTGTGGGTAACCCAATCTTCAGAATATCCAATAGAAGCCGGACCCAGTGAAGGCAGTGACCGGATCACCGTACTGGAAGATACAAATGGCGATGGAAAAGCCGATAAGATTCAGGATTTTGCCAGTGATTTAAACATTCCTATTGGGATTATGCCAGTAAAAGGGGGCGCTATTGCCTATAGTATTCCTAATGTGTACCGGTTGTATGATACAGATAATGATGGCAAGGCGGATAAGCGGAAGGTGATGTTAGGTGCGTTTGGCCATAAGGATACGCATGGCATGGTCAATAATTTGGTACGGGGCTTTGACGGCTGGATACATGCTTCTCATGGATTTGCCAATACTTCCCTTATAGCAGGCACCGACGGAGATTCTATCAAGATGTTTTCGGGAAATACATTCCGTTTCAGGTTAGATGGCAGCCGGGTAGAAAAAACAACGGATGGGCGAATCAATCCCTTCGGCTCTGCTTTCGATGAAATGGGCTACCATTATTCAGCCGATTGCCATACATTGCCTATTTACCAGTTAATATGGGGCGGAGATTATACCCAATGGGGGAAAAGGGAACGAAGTATGGGATTTGCTCCTACGATGATGGATTATGATCTGAATTCTACCGCATTAGCAGGTTTGGTGTATTATACTGATACCCATTTCCCTGCCGAATACCAGCATAGCTTTTATTCTGGTGACGTAGTTACGTGCCGCATCAGCCGAAATATAATGACATTTAATGGATCAACCCCCAAGGCCACACGCAAACAAGATTTTCTGGTAAGTAAAGATCCCTGGTTCAGGCCGGTAGATATTAAGGTAGGGCCAGATGGGGCTTTGTATATTGCTGATTTTTATAACCGCATTATTGGCCATTACGAAGTTCCATTAAACCATCCCGGCAGAGACCGGATTAGTGGCCGGATCTGGAAAATTACCTACAAAGGCAATAAGCTTAGTCCCATTCTGGATTTTTCGAGTATGAGCCAGGAAGAATTACTCAACGCTTTATCTAATGAAGTACTCCAAACCCGAATGAAAGCCACTGATGCCCTGGTAGACCGTTTTGGCAAACAGGCGATACCAGCTTTGCAGAAACATATACGCACAAAGAACATAGCTACTAATGGGCTGATTCAATCGCTGTGGGCTTTATATCGGCTCAATGGCCTTCCGGAGCCTATCCTGGTATCAGCAATAAAACATACGGATGTACGGGTAAAAGTACATGCTTTTAAAATAGCAGCTAATCACAATAAACTCACTGACCCATTGAGAACTCTGGCCATGCAGAGCCTGGATGATTCAAATCCACATGTACAACGGGCTGCTGCTGAAGTGCTGGGCAGGCATCCCAGTGAACAAAACCTTAGTAAACTGGTCAGTCTGGCAAGTAAGGTGCCTGCGTATGATACGCATCTGCGGTATACGGTATTACTCAGCATTAAAAATCATTTGCAGCGAGAGGGAATTATGCAGCAAGTAGCCAGGGAGAAATGGGACGAACAAAGTGCTGGTATTATTGCTATGATTGCGGCCGATATGCAATCATGGGAGGCTGGCAGATATTTGTTCACCTATTTAAAAACCTATAATTACCCCAAAGAACGTTTTCCAGTGTATATAGAATCAGTTACCCGTAATATGCCGGCATCCGAAATAGATGAAGTAATTGATTTCGTAAAAAACAAGACCGGAAGTTATCTGGAAGACCATTATCCCCTGGCCAAAGCGGTAAATGCAGGTATAGAGCAAAGAGGAGGTAAATCAAATGAAATAGAAGCCTTACGAAAGTGGAATACAGGGCTGGCAACTCATTTTCTTTTACAGGTTCCGGATAATAATCAGTCCTTGAGCAAAGAGCTGAAAGAACGGCTTGTATATGCGGCACAGATGGCAGAATTATATAAAGAAGATTCTTTGTTGCCAGAGCTTAGAAAATTGTTTGCTTTCCGTAATGCTGGCGACGAAACAAGACATGCCGCTGCTGAAGCGCTCATATCCATAGCTCCGGAACATTATGCTATATGGATAGCCAACACACTTGATGATAACGAAGAAACAATAGCCATGCGCCAGCGGATGGCCAGAACACTAGCACAGTCAAAATTACCCAAAGTCAGGTCGTTGCTTGTAAGAAATATGAAAACAGCCCCCTATGAAGTGCAGGAGACAATAGCCGGTTTACTGGTAAGCGATACGACAGGAAAACCACAACTGATTAAATTAATCAGGCAGGGTGAAGCACCAGCCCGAGTGTTAAAGTCCCGCAATGTAGAGGATCTTTTTCTGGCTGGCATACAACCAGAGCAAAAAAAAGAATTTGACCAGCTAACAGCCGGTATACTGCCCATTAGTGAAGAACGCCAGAAACTGATTGAAAAAAGAATAGCTGAATTTACCCCGGCAGGCAAAACAGCGGATATGGGGAAAGCAATATTTATCAAAAATTGCAGCATGTGCCACCAGATCGACAAAACAGGAGGATTAATTGGCCCGCAGCTGGACGGCATTGGAAACTGGGGCAGACACTCCCTGACCACTAAAATTCTAGACCCTAACCGGAACATTACCGAAAATTTCCGGATGTATAATATTACCTTAAAAAATGGTAAAATGGTATCTGGTCTTTACCGCAGGGATGAAGGACAATCGCTGGTGTTAGCAGATGTGTCTGGCAAGGAATTCTCTATCCCACAACAGAATATTCAGGAAAAGGTAGCTTCTCCCTATACATTGATGCCAGATCATTTCAGTACCACTATTTCTAAAGAAGACTTTGATGCCTTGCTGGTTTTTTTGTTACAGGAGAAATAAATAACAAGGTTCTCTTATGATAAGCCAGCCATCACTAC from Rhodocytophaga rosea carries:
- a CDS encoding SLC13 family permease; protein product: MEIALVLGLLVVAIILFATEKLSVDIITLILLIILVLSGILVPKEAFEGFSSDFIIILASIFVISGALRETGMLDRIGANLTTITQVKPAALTLVIMGITGSISAFMNNTTVTALLVGPVMGICRKLNISASKILIPMAFASILGGTCTLIGTSTNVAVSGYLIQAKLAPVGMFEILPMGLIMFGTGVLYIWAVGRRFLPDHKDYSLTENYAIREYLSEVVVVKNSPLIGQKIVTSNLSGLDIRILKLIRNKTQYFPHPYLVIEEGDMLLVETKIDQLLKIRETSGIEIKADTLKDITIETADIQLAEVLITNSESELVGLTIKSAGFRQRYGLVVLAIYRHGQTLRDKISSIELHLGDLLLVQGTSNRIQAIRERHDLAIMGEEFTPIKYKEKRGLFTVITFMLAVIIGSLELAPLSICFLMAAVLTVLSKAIPLEKAYTAIDWRLLILIGGMSAFGKAMEKTGASNFLAMHIVDLLSPFGTISILAGFILLTVFLTQPMSNAAAALVVLPIALQTAQQLGANPRSFGIAIMLAASVSLVTPFEPSCILVYGPGKYKFMDFFKTGSVLTLLLIALLVIFVPIFWPF
- a CDS encoding galactokinase — its product is MPDHLFATYFNTTHTVYQSSAPGRIDVMGGIADYSGSMVLQMPIREKTTVQLALRDDDKLNIKSLQSNGEVLACSVAYHSLLKNGREVDYAFARKELATTENGRWAGYIIGCFLVVQKEKNIQITGADIFIHTEVPLGKGVSSSAALEVAVLKAIAQAYQIEFGKTELPLLAQKAENLVVGAPCGLMDQLACYLGESGKLLPILCQPDIVYEPLPIPENIFFIGIDSGIRHSVGAASYSQVRTAAFMGYAMIAREVGVMPKELEQAKLNSTRKGLPFDGYVANITPSIFEERFALRLPYKMHGKYFKQHQFIHLDTATEVLDDKFYAILDCTRHPVYENFRVHTFSVLLHYLSVVTNPLHRKQCLQQLGELMYQSHTGYSVCGLGDDHTDELVESVRQHQHQGVYGAKITGGGSGGTVCILCEGEEGLQTARKIHRQYQEKYNKEVTFFEP
- a CDS encoding energy transducer TonB; protein product: MEVKKYEKVDLARQSGLFMNIGLIVALGLCLLAFEWKSYDDLSQVEYEAQAVETEELIEIPITEMPPPPPPVIQQPEIVEVPDEEEIKEELVNLDTEITPETVVAPPAPPAPAAPVVEEEETNEIFQVVENQPAPVGGYEAFYKYIGKNIKYPDQARRMGVEGKVFVQFVVDKDGSITDVNVLKGIGSGCDEEAIRVVKSAPKWTPGKQRGRPVRVRMSVPIAFKLG
- a CDS encoding energy transducer TonB, giving the protein MELKKNPESDLSRKKSLFFNIGMIITLALCLVAFEWKTYEKLSDVDISKPSEPEQLEMMPIIENKIPEPPKVVAPEIKEVKEDIKEELINLETETSLEAVVDPPVPPTPIAPVIEDEETTEILLIAETQPAPVGGYEAFYKYIGKNIKYPDQARRLGVEGKVFVQFVVDKDGGITDVQVLKGIGSGCDEESIRVLNNAPKWTPGKQRGRPVRVRMSVPIIFKLG
- the gcvH gene encoding glycine cleavage system protein GcvH, which encodes MNLPEDLRYTKEHEWIRVEGDIAYVGITDFAQKELGDIVYVEIDTKGQEIQQNEIFGTVEAVKTVSDLFIPITGTVLEVNDLLNSNPELVNTDPYGKGWMIKMSITDTQQLESLLSANTYGAVIGA
- a CDS encoding aspartate kinase is translated as MLVFKFGGASVKDAPSVRNACQIIQQYSGKQPLLVVISAMGKTTNALEELLHVYLSKGAHQSVLEGLQQYHLQIIEALFEDQADEVHKVIKNLFTELQSNLLSAHQLPFDRAYDAVISYGELLSSTIVAQYLRKINIPSIWQDARTFIKTNDTWREGRIQWELTTQIIQQRMFPLLNQLVVITQGFIGSTTDGWTTTLGREGSDFTAAIFGAALQAESVTIWKDVPGILNADPKRNPSAQLFTRLSYEEAAEMTYYGATVIHPKTIKPLANKGIPLFVRSFIEPQQPGTCISTAASDKKIPVVIFKPNQVLVSCSVKDFTFITEENVCSILHAFSSLNMKINLMQNTAISLSIGTNADHEKTEQLKLMLEDRFSVTVQESLELVSVLNYTADNVEKVSRDKKIIQEQKTLSSYQLLTEV
- a CDS encoding VanZ family protein, giving the protein MFFRYNVFTFAWALLILMLILMPGKNMPDTNIWSLLTFDKFAHFFVFAILVFLLNIGLAKQHTYIWLRFKAGKMALMSGMAYGILLELIQSFIPDRTFEPRDMLANMIGCFLGSFLFYMVYKFNLPD
- a CDS encoding M28 family metallopeptidase; protein product: MLRYCICFGMLLWPALVQAQDMARIKKNIDTLCSPAMHGRGYVNKGDLVAASFIGEQFRQMGLKSFGTTFLQYFPLDINTFPKKVKLQIDKQTLTPGKDYIVNPVSAKGKGSGKIVYLDTLIFTQEQARQKFLQTDFRKNILVYQSKHQNKLLELPGEYLNKMHEARALIELHPEKLTASLSNKQQSHPAFEMVSKTLPSNASKAKFRLDATLISNYQSQNVIGYISGKTRPDSFIVVSAHYDHLGRMGNKTYFPGANDNASGTSMLLELAHYYSLPENQPEYSMAFIAFGAEEAGLIGSRYYTQHPLFPLAEIKFMINLDLVGTGDDGITVVNSVALPREFNLLTQINQEKGYVSKVNKRANAPNSDHYFFVSKGVKAVFIYTLGGIKAYHDVYDRPETLPLTKYTQLFGLLTDFIRVL
- a CDS encoding fructosamine kinase family protein, coding for MSINDMHLEQIQFFETILFESVGQEVHVSGYQFMGGGNINNAVSLDTDQGYFFVKWNESGQTDAFSCEASGLELLRRANEIPIPEVIGFGQNYQKAYLILEYIHSSRPQYNYWERFGHSLARLHTHTNHSFGLSHNNYIGSLQQINTPAEKWVEFFVEKRLKIQAGLALYNGELPKALFNKFEDLYKELPHMLPAAVPSLLHGDLWSGNVMVGPTGEVMLIDPAVYYGNREAELAFTKLFGGFPDNFYGAYNEISPLEPDFDERAAIYNLYPLLVHVNLFGSGYLSGIEKVLKRF